In Trichocoleus sp. FACHB-46, the genomic stretch ATTACGAATGCGAAACTCTAGTTCATTCAAAGAAGGTGGCAGGATAAAGATGCGAAAGGCAGTCGGAAAGGTTTGCCGAACTTGTCTAGCTCCTTCCAGCTCGATTTCTAAAATCACGCACTTGCCTTGCTGAACTTGTTGCTCTACAGCTAGGCGGGGCGTGCCATAATAATTTCCCGCAAACTCTGCCCACTCTAAGAGTTCACCACCAGCGACCATGCGCTCAAATTCGGTGCGATTCACAAAGTAGTAATGCTGCCCATCCACTTCACCAGGACGGGGAGCACGAGTCGTGACTGAAATAGAAACATAAAGATCTGGATGGCGTTGTAGAAGAGATCGCAGTAAGGTGCCTTTTCCAACTCCACTCGGCCCAGTCAATACAACCAACTTGCCTGCTTGCATGCTCCTACTACCCGTTCGACTTACGTTGCTTAAACCTCTTAGGGTAGCACTATCTATAGGCGATCGATTCAACGGTTTGAGCCGCAGGGATTAGGATTGTAGCGGGAGCTTGACATGCTTGCTATTCGTCGTTGCCCGCTCCGTCTTTACTGACAATGAAGCGGTTGGCAACAGTCTCAGGCTGAATGGCAGAAAGGATAATATGGCCTGAATCGGTGATGATGACCGCTCTGGTGCGCCGGCCATAGGTTGCGTCAATCAGTTGCCCCCGGTCTCTAGCATCCGTAATGATTCGTTTGATGGGTGCGGACTCTGGGCTGACAATGGCAACCACTCGGTTGGCAGACACAATATTGCCAAAACCGATATTGATCAGCTTAATATCCATACTGAACGGCGGCTTGACCGCGTGAGGGGTTCATAAGTATTTAATTTCAATGGTATCCACAAAAATTTGGACTAACAAGGCTAAAATTCGCAGCATAACAGAGTTTTTTAGCTTGCTATGAAGCTTTCTATCTTTGGGTATAGATCTGACTCACTAATCCCTTAGCTCGGTGATCGATCCGGTGCAATTAGCGTTAGACTGGGCAGCGATCCTGTGACTTGTACGATTTCTCACTTTGCAACCTGTTGACTTTACTACGCTAACTGCTGCCTGCTGTGAACTTCGAGCTGATTGGCTGCCATCCCGACTGGAGCAGGTCTATCAGCGCGATCGCTTTACCCTTGCCATTGCCTTGCGAACTCTGAAGCACCGGAGTTGGCTAACTATTTCCTGGCACCCGCAAGCCGCTCGGCTTTGTATTGGCGATCCACCCCCTCGCACTCCTGACACCTTTACCTTTAGCCAGCAACTCCAACATCAACTGGGCGGCTTGGCCCTAGTTGCCATTGAGGCGATCGCCCCTTGGGAGCGGGCTTTGGATTTGCAGTTTGCTCGACGACCTGGAGACCCTCCGTTGTGGCACTTGTATGTCGAAATCATGGGCAAGTACAGCAATGTGATTTTGGCGAACCAGGAGAACTTGATTGTCACAGCGGCTCATCAGGTTAGTGCCCAGCAATCTAGCGTTCGCCCGATTCTGACCGGACAACCTTATGAGTTACCGCCTGCTCTTACCGATCCCGCTCCCAGTTTAAGTGAGTCTTATGAGCGCTGGCGAGAACGGATTAGCTTAGTGCCTGGGGCTTTACGCCGTACCTTAATCAAGAATTATCGTGGCTTAAGCTCAGCCTTAGTGTTGT encodes the following:
- the gmk gene encoding guanylate kinase encodes the protein MQAGKLVVLTGPSGVGKGTLLRSLLQRHPDLYVSISVTTRAPRPGEVDGQHYYFVNRTEFERMVAGGELLEWAEFAGNYYGTPRLAVEQQVQQGKCVILEIELEGARQVRQTFPTAFRIFILPPSLNELEFRIRNRGQDSEDAIARRLQRARAEIDAASEFDIQIINDDFEKALTEIEAALLAPVHCYSA
- the remA gene encoding extracellular matrix/biofilm regulator RemA; its protein translation is MDIKLINIGFGNIVSANRVVAIVSPESAPIKRIITDARDRGQLIDATYGRRTRAVIITDSGHIILSAIQPETVANRFIVSKDGAGNDE